From the genome of Candidatus Rokuibacteriota bacterium:
TCACGAAGCCCGTCATGTGGACGATCTGCTGCACGCGATCCAGGTCGCCCAGCGCGTACTTCACGGCCGCCAGCGTCGTGAGCGCGGCATAGCGGGCCGCCTCGTAACCCTGCTCGATGGTCAGGTTCTCGCCCAACACGCCGGGGAGATAGAGCGTGCCGTCTTTGATCGGCACGGTGCCGGAGAGATGGAGCATGCTCTGCACGGGGAAGTGCGAGATGTAATGGGCGCCCGAGGCATTGGTGCGGTACAGATCCTCGAGGTTCGGCACCATCAATCCCAGCCCCTTCAG
Proteins encoded in this window:
- a CDS encoding RidA family protein; this translates as MIVEDKLKGLGLMVPNLEDLYRTNASGAHYISHFPVQSMLHLSGTVPIKDGTLYLPGVLGENLTIEQGYEAARYAALTTLAAVKYALGDLDRVQQIVHMTGFVNSAPGFNDQPRVINGAADLLVEIYGDRGKPTRAAIGCRGLGGDASVEIIVQLLFSGADVRPPLARDHFAK